In Candidatus Eisenbacteria bacterium, the DNA window CCCATGCCACCAGCGGCCGGTAGGCGCGCTGCAGGAACCGGGCGACCGGGTTCTCGGCGGCCGTCCGGAAGCGCCCGCGCAGGAGCACCACCATCAGAGGCGGCGCAAGGGTGATCGAGAGGATCGACGCCGCGAACATCGCGAACGTCTTGGTGAACGCCAGGGGCTGGAACAGGCGGCCGGCTTGCCCGGCGAGTGTGAAGATGGGGAGGAAGCTGACGGTGATGAGCAGCAGCGAAAAGAAGATGGGCCTGCCGACCTCCTTGCACGCATCGACGATGATGCGCTGTCGATCCTCGCCCGGAGCGGCCCTGGCAAGCCGGACGTGGGCGTTCTCGATCAGCACGATCGCCGCATCGGCGAGCTCGCCGACCGCGATGGCGATCCCACCCAGGGACATGATGTTGGACGTGAGGCCCAGGTAGTACATCGGGATGAACGAGAGCAGCACCGACAGCGGCAGGATGATCATCGCCACGAGGGCGGATCGCGCGTGGAACAGGAACACGAGGCAGACGAGCGCGATGATGATCCCCTCTTCGATCAGCGTGTTCCTGAGCGTTTCGATCGACCCGAGGATGAGCTCCGAGCGGTCGTACGTCGGCACGAGCCGGACTCCGGCGGGCAGGCTCAACTCCGCGATCTGTTTCTCGAGCGCCTGGATGACCCTCAGGGCGTTGGAGCCGATGCGCATCACGACGATGCCGCCCACAGCCTCGCCGCGGCCGTTCAAGTCGGCGGCGCCCCGCCTGATCTCGGGACCGAACTGCACCCGGGCAACGTCGCGGAGGCGGATGGGCGTCCCACCCGGGCCCACCGCGACCACGCTCTCCTCGAGATCCGCGAGGCTGTCGACGTAGCCACGTCCCCGCAGGACGTATTCCCGGCCGGCGAGCTCGAGAACCCGAGCGCCCACCTCCGAGTTGGCCTCGCTCGCCGCCCGCGTGATGTCGGCGAGAGTCAGGCCGTAGGACACCAGCCTGTCGGGGTCGAGCACGATCTGGTACTGGCGTTCGAACCCGCCCAGCGAAGCAACCTCGGCAACGCCGCCGACCGCCTGAAGGGCAGGCCTGACCGTGAAATCCTGAAGCTCCCGCAAGCGCGCCAGGTCGAGCCGGCGCGTCGTGTCCACGAGCACGTATTGGTAGATCCAACCCACGCCTGAGGCGTCGGGGCCGAGGACTGGCGTCACGTTCGGCGGCAGGAACTGTTGGACCCTGCCGAGCTGTTCCAACACGCGGGTACGGGCCCAGTAGATCTCGGTGCCTTCGTCGAAGATGGCGTAGACGAAGCTCATCCCGAACATCGAGTAGCCACGGACCGTGCGAACGCCAGGCGTGCTCTGGAGCGCGCGGACCATCGGGTACGTGATCTGGTCCTCGACCAGGTCCGGACTGCGGCCCATCCACTCCGTGAATACGATCACCTGCGGATCGGAGAGGTCGGGGATGGCATCGAGCGGCGTCTTGCGCATCGAGTCGAACGCCCAGAGCGCCGCCACGAGAACGGCCCCGAACACGACCCAGCGGTGTCGCGCGCTTCCTTCGATGATGCGCTCGATCATGGGTCGTTCCTCCGCTGGTAGCCCTCCCTCTGATCGGAGGACTTCGTTTCGGAGCGGCTCCCGTGCTCTCCGTGTGCCGTGCCTGCCCCTCCGGACGCGCGGAGCCGGCTTTCGGAGTCGATCAGAAAGACGCCTGCGGAGACGACTTCATCGCCGACGGCGAGGCCGGTGCGGACCTCGATCCGATCCGCCAGCCGCGTGCCCACCTGAACGCGTCGGGGCACGAACCGTCCTTCTCCCGCCTGCACGAAGACGAACTGCTCGCGACCGGTGTCCACCAGAGCATCGCGCGGGATGACCAACGCCTGCCGCGGCTCGGTGCTGAACTCGGCGGTGCCGTACAAGCCGGGACGCAGGCTCCCGCTCCGGTTGTCGACTCCGAAACGAACTCGCAGCGTCCGAGTCCGCTCGGAGATCGTCGGGGCCACCCATTCGACGCGCGACGGAAGCGGATCACGGCCTGAGGCGGGGAACTCGAGCGTTGCGGGTAGCCCCGGACGGACCTCGGGAATCTCGGCCTCGGGGACTTCGGCGATGACCCATACGTGGGACAGGTCCGCGATCGTGACGATCTCGGTCGATGGGTCCACCGCGGTCCCGGCCGACACCCCGCGATGGAGCACGACACCCCCACGGGGTGCGGTGAGGGTGACAACACGGTGCGGCTCACCGCTCCGCTCGATCGTTTCGATCTCGGAGTCCGTCATGCCGAGCACCTTGAGGCGCGAACGCGCTCCTTCGGCGACCACGCTCCGGGGGCCCTCGTCGTTGGCCCGCAGGGCCGAGAGGTACTCGCCTTGCGAGGACAGCAGCTCCTGCGAGAAGACCGATGCCAGCGGCTGCCCACGCCGCACCTGTTGCCCGGTCACGTTCACGTAGAGTCGTTCGATCCACCCAGAGACGCGTGCGTGCACGTGCGCGATGCGCGTCTCGTCCGGTAGCACATTGGCAACGACGCGCACCGGCCGTGTGATCGTCTCGACCCGCACGGCCTCCACGCGGATGCCGAATTCGCCGAGGCGCTCCGGGTCCATCTCGACCGTCACTCGAGAGGCGACCGCGGCGACCGAATCCCGCCGCGGCTGAGCCGGATGTCGCTCGCCGGCCCTCGGGGTCGCCGAGTCGTGATGGAGCGAGAAGGGCCAGCCGTGACGGCGGTGCTGGACATAGAGCGCCCCTCCGAGCAGCAGGAGCCCCAGCACCAAAGCCACTGCGCGTGACGCCCAGCGCCCGGCCCGAATCGTGATGCGCCATCTCATCGTGACTCTCCTCCCGTGCCGGTGGCACGACGAAGGCGCGCGCGCGTTTGAGCGGCCCGGACCTCGGCTTCGACCAGCTCCGCCTGCGCGCTCCACAGGCCCTGCGAGGCCTGGATCACGCTCGCGAGTGGGAGTTGGCCCGAGCTGTAGCCGGCCAGGGCAGGGCCCACGGCCTGTCGTGCGCGCGGCACGACGTCCAGGCGCAGCGCATCCATCCGAGCGATGGCCGCGGCCAGTTCGTGGCGCGCCGCGACGGCCTCGCCTTCGATCATCCGGCGCATCGCTTCGAGGTCGTAGCTGGCCATCTCGGCCATGGCCTTGGCCTCTTCCACTCCCGCGCGAAGCTTCGAACGCCAGATCGGCAGACTGATGCCGACCATCAGCATCGCTCCAGGACCGCTCTCCATGGTTCTGGCGGTTCCCGCGCGGAGAATCGCCATCGGCGCATACATCGATCGCATCACCTGGATCTCGGCCAGGGCCTGGCGTAGCTCCGCATCGCCGCCTTGCAGTTCCGGGCGCTGCGCCAGGGCCTGCGTCGCTACCGTGGCGGCCGACGGCGGCGGTTCGCCCGGCCCGGGACTCTCGAGTTCCGGGACCGTATCGTTCGCCGGTCGAGCCAGACTCACGTTGAGCATGACTTCCGCGGAGGCGATCTCCCCGCGCAACGCCTGGAGCAACCCGCCCAGTCGGGCCCGCTCGGCCTCGGCCTGGAGCACCTCCGCCTGGGCGCCCATACCCGCCCCATAGCGAGCATTCGTCGCCGCGACGTACTGCGCCGCCAGCTCGTGCTGCTCTCCGATCACTCTCTGCATCTGGCGGCGCTCGTACAGCATCAAGAACGCGGTCGCCGCTTCCAGCTCGACATCCAGCGCGGTCTGCTCGACCCCAGTCTGGGCGCGTCGTGCTTCGGCTTCAGCCGAGCGGCGCCGCTGTCCACGCACGCCCGCCAGGGGGAAGCGCTGCTCGACCGCGATGCTGACGTCGGGCTCTCCCATCCCGTACGGCCAGTGGTCGATCGCGGGCGACAGCATGGGATCCTCGAGACTTGCGACGAGCACCGGCCTGTGCCCCGCCGCGCGTGCGCGCGAACGAGCGGCGGCGACCTCG includes these proteins:
- a CDS encoding efflux RND transporter periplasmic adaptor subunit; amino-acid sequence: MRWRITIRAGRWASRAVALVLGLLLLGGALYVQHRRHGWPFSLHHDSATPRAGERHPAQPRRDSVAAVASRVTVEMDPERLGEFGIRVEAVRVETITRPVRVVANVLPDETRIAHVHARVSGWIERLYVNVTGQQVRRGQPLASVFSQELLSSQGEYLSALRANDEGPRSVVAEGARSRLKVLGMTDSEIETIERSGEPHRVVTLTAPRGGVVLHRGVSAGTAVDPSTEIVTIADLSHVWVIAEVPEAEIPEVRPGLPATLEFPASGRDPLPSRVEWVAPTISERTRTLRVRFGVDNRSGSLRPGLYGTAEFSTEPRQALVIPRDALVDTGREQFVFVQAGEGRFVPRRVQVGTRLADRIEVRTGLAVGDEVVSAGVFLIDSESRLRASGGAGTAHGEHGSRSETKSSDQREGYQRRNDP
- a CDS encoding TolC family protein, which gives rise to MAPRRHRLWAAGLLVSVSLLSAEGARPQVPAALPSPLELDDAVRIARVHRPEVAAARSRARAAGHRPVLVASLEDPMLSPAIDHWPYGMGEPDVSIAVEQRFPLAGVRGQRRRSAEAEARRAQTGVEQTALDVELEAATAFLMLYERRQMQRVIGEQHELAAQYVAATNARYGAGMGAQAEVLQAEAERARLGGLLQALRGEIASAEVMLNVSLARPANDTVPELESPGPGEPPPSAATVATQALAQRPELQGGDAELRQALAEIQVMRSMYAPMAILRAGTARTMESGPGAMLMVGISLPIWRSKLRAGVEEAKAMAEMASYDLEAMRRMIEGEAVAARHELAAAIARMDALRLDVVPRARQAVGPALAGYSSGQLPLASVIQASQGLWSAQAELVEAEVRAAQTRARLRRATGTGGESR